A segment of the Georgenia sp. M64 genome:
GGCTCGACGAGGGTGACGCCGAAGAGCCGGGCGAGGCTGGCGTTGGCCACCTGGAGCTCGTCGATCCAGAAGAGCAGCTCGTCGACGGGGCTGCGCACCTGCATGGCGTACAGCGCCACGGTGGTGACCGCGCCGAGGGTGACGAGCCCGGCGTCGAGGAGCCAGGCCCCCCACAGCAGGGTCGCGACGATCGGCAGCGTGAAGGACAGGCCCAGCCAGAAGAAGAGGACCACCCGCATCCGCAGGGTGACGACCTCCGTGTCCCAGGCGCGCGCGACGGCGGCGTCGGTCCGGGCACGCCGGCGCCGGCCCAGGCCGAGGGCGTCGACCGTGGCGGCCTGCTCCACGGACTCGGTGAGCACCCCGTTGAGCCGTGCGTAGGCCTCGGAGTTCACCAGGTAGGCCGGGGTGGCGGTGCGCAGGTAGCGGCGGGTGGCGACCGTGATGAGCGGCACCGCGACCAGCAGGGCCAGCGCCACCAGCGGTGAGGCGAGCACGGCGGCCGCCAGGGTGAGCAGGATCGTCGCCGAGGTCACCAGCAGCCGGGGCACGCCGAACCGCACCGTCCACTGCACGCGGTCGATGTCGTTGGTGGTGCGACCCAGGAGGTCGCCGGTGCCGGCGCGCTCGACGGTGGACAGCGGCAGGTGCGTCACGGCCAGGAGGAAGTCCTCGCGCAGCCGTGCGAAGACCTCCTCGCCGAGGATCATGGCGCCGCGCTGGGCGAAGCGGGTGATGACCGCCTGGACGACGACGACACCGACGATCGTCAGGCCGACCGAGTTGACGTGGGCGAGGGTGGTGCCCTGCGCGACGGCGTCGACGAGGTCGCCGAGCAGCCACGGCACGGCCAGGGCCGCCACGGCGGCCAGGGCCTGGAGGGTGACGACGACCACGAGCCGTCGGCGGTAGCGGCGCAGCAGCGCCATCGACAGGGAGCGGACGGTGCGCGCGTCCGCGACGGGCAGCTGCATCAGCGGGCCTCCTCGGCGTGGACGAGCTCGGCGGGGTTCTCGCCGTCGCCGCCGGCGCGGGCGACGACGTCGCGGTAGGCCCGCGCGTCCGGGTCGCCGGCGGCGGCCCGGGCGAGCAGGTCACGGTGACGGCCGCGGGTGCGCTCGGCGCCGCCGACGAGCAGCACGACGTCGTCGGCGTGCTCGAGGACCAGCGGCGAGGCGGTGACGACCACCGTCGTGCGGCCGTGCCGGGCCGCCCGCAGCCGGGCGGCGATGCGGGCCTCCGTGTGGGCGTCGACCGCGCTGGTGGGCTCGACGAGGACCAGCGTCTCGGCGCCGGTGAGCAGCGCCCGCGCGAGGGCGACCCGCTGGCGCTGACCGCCCGAGAGGGACCGGCCCTTCTCGGTGATCTCCCCGTCGAGACGCTCGGGCATGGAGTCGAGCACGTCGGCGGCGTCCGCCACGGCGAGCGCCTCGTACAGGGCGTCCTCGTCGCCGCGGTCGCGCACGTCCAGCTCCTCGCGCAGCGTGCCGGTGAAGAGCTGGGGCGTGGCGTCGGCGACGACGATCCGCTCGCGCACCCGCGCGACGGGCAGGTCGCGCAGGGGCACGCCGTCCACCGTGACCTCCGGTGCGGCGTCGTCGAGACGCCCGAGCCGGCGGGCCAGCTCGGCGGCCTCGTCCGGGCGCGCGGAGACCAGGGCCGTGAGCCGGCCCGGACGCACCCGGACGCCGCTGGTGGTGTCCACGAGCAGGCCGTCACCGGCCGGCACCGCGGGGGTCGCGCCGTCGTCGGCGGCCTCGGACTCGGCCAGGGTGCCCGCCGCCGGGGCGACGGCGAGGACCTTGACGATCTTCCGGGCGCCCACCCGGGCGCGGGTGAACATGGTGATGAACTGCGTGGCGGCGCGCAGGGGCTGGGCCAGCAGGGCGGTGGCGCCGTAGAAGGCCACCAGCTGACCGGCGGTGACCTCCCCGGTCAGGGCGAGGCGGGCGCCGAGCCAGACGACGCCGGCGACGAAGAGCCCGGGCAGCAGGATCTGCAGCGCCTCGAGGAGGGAGGAGACCGCGGCGACCCGGACCCCGGCCGCGCGCACCACCTGGGACTGGGCGGCGTACCGGGCGGCGAAGACGTCCTCGCCGCCGATGCCGCGCAGGACGCGCAGGCCCGAGACGGTGTCGGAGCCCAGGGTCGTCAGGCGCCCCGTGGCCTCGCGGTGGGCGGCCTGGCGGGCGTGCAGGGGCTTCACGAGGAGGGCGAGGACGGCCATCGTCACCGGCAGGCCGACGAGGACGGCGAGCCCCAGGGTCGCCGAGTACTGCAGAAGAACCACGGCGACCGCGAGGAAGGCGACCACCGACCCGACGAACCGGGGGAGGAGCTCGGCGGTGTTGCCGACGTGGAAGGCGTCGGAGGCGACCGTGGAGACCACCTCGCCCGTGGGCATGTCCGACGCGACGGCGCTGCCGGTGCGGGTGACGTGGTGGCCGACCAGGCGCGAGACGCGGAAGGCGCTGCCGAGCCACCCCCAGATCTCCCCGATGTGGCCGAGCGCGTCGGCGAGCGCCTGGACCACGCCGATGGCGAGGAGCAGCACGCAGGCGGTGAGCAGGCCGCGGGTGAGACCACCCTCGAGGCCGGCGTCGAGGGCGGCGCCGAGGACGAAGGGGATCGCGGCGTAGGCGAGGGCGTTGACCGTGGCGAGCGCGACGGCGCCGGTGAGGACGCCGCGCTGCCGGCCGGCGATCCAGCCGAGCAGCGCCAGCGGCGAGGTCAGCGGGGGATGTCCAGGATGACCCTGGGGGGAACGGAGCACCTGCTGAGGTTACGGCCCTTCGGGCCCGCCTCTCCACGTCATTTCCGGCGTCGGCCGAGGTGCGGGGTGGGGTGCGGCCGACAGGTGAACCCGCAGGCCACGGGCGCCGGCCGGGGGAGGAGCGGCCCCGCCGCACGACGGTGCCGTGGACCCGGCGGCGGCGTGCGGTGAGAGACTGGCTCCCGTCCCCCCGTCGAGAGGCTGTCATGTCCACGTCCCGCGCCGTCGAGCCGGTCGCCCAGGCCGGGCGCAAGGCCCGCTCCGCCTTCGCCTACTACCGCGCCATGGCGTTCGTCACCGGCGCGATGCTGCTCGTCCTCACCCTGGAGATGGTGCTGAAGTACGTCCTCAACGGCGGCGAGCCGGTGATCGGCACCTGGGTCGCGATCGTGCACGGCTGGATCTACGTCGTCTACATCGTCACCGTCTTCAACCTGTGGTCGCTCATGCGCTGGGACTTCGGCCGCATCGTCGCCCTCGTGGCCGGCGGCGTCGTCCCGGTGCTGTCCTTCGTCATGGAGCGCCGGGCCCACGGATGGTTCGAGGCCGACCTGCCCGCCCTCCTCGCCCGCACGGCGGACCGGGCCCGCTGACCCGCGCCGCCGCCGTCTATCCTGACGCGGTGAGCACACCCGAGCACCTCGCGCCCGGCGAGCCGGCCCCCGCCCCGACGCCCACCGCCGGGACCCCGCGACCCGTCCTCGTCGTCGACTACGGCGCCCAGTACGCCCAGCTGATCGCCCGGCGGGTGCGCGAGGCCAACGTGTACTCCGAGATCGTCCCGCACACCATGGCGGTGGCGGACATGCTCGCGAAGGAGCCCGCCGCGATCATCCTCTCCGGCGGCCCCGCCTCGGTCTACGCCGAGGGCGCCCCGGCGACCGACCCCGCGCTCTTCGACGCCGGGGTCCCCGTGCTGGGCATCTGCTACGGCTTCCAGTCCATGGCCCGCGCCCTCGGCGGGACGGTCGCCCACACCGGCGCCCGCGAGTACGGCTCCACCGTGGTCCGCGTCGCCGGCACCGGTGAGCTCCTGGCGGGCTCCCCGGTCCAGCAGACGGTGTGGATGTCCCACGGCGACGCCGTCCACGCCGCCCCGGCCGGGTTCGAGGTGCTCGCCACCTCCGACGGCTCGCCCGTCGCCGCGTTCGAGGACCGCGAGCGGCACCTGTACGGCATGCAGTGGCACCCCGAGGTCAAGCACTCGGTGCTCGGCCAGGAGGCGCTCGAGCGGTTCCTCTACGAGGGCGCCGGGCTGGAGCCCACCTGGACCCCGGGCAACGTCATCGCCGAGCAGGTCCAGGCCATCCGCGCCCAGGTCGGCGACGCCCGTGTCATCTGCGGCCTGTCCGGCGGCGTGGACTCCTCCGTGGCCGCCGCGCTCGTCCAGGAGGCGGTGGGGGACCAGCTCACCTGCGTCTTCGTCGACCACGGGCTGCTGCGCGCCGGCGAGGCCGAGCAGGTCGAGCAGGACTTCGTCGCCGCGACCGGGATCCGGCTCGTCGTCGTCGACGCCGCCCAGCGGTTCCTCGACGCCCTCGCCGGGGTGAGCGACCCCGAGACCAAGCGCAAGATCATCGGCCGGGAGTTCATCCGCGTCTTCGAGCAGGCCGCCCGGGACGTCGTCGCCGAGGCGGGCGCGCACGGCGAGGAGGTGAAGTTCCTCGTCCAGGGCACGCTCTACCCCGACGTCGTGGAGTCCGGCGGGGGCGAGGGGGCGGCCAACATCAAGTCCCACCACAACGTCGGCGGTCTGCCCGAGGACATGCGCTTCGAGCTCGTCGAGCCGCTGCGCACCCTGTTCAAGGACGAGGTGCGCGCCGTCGGTCTCGAGCTCGGCGTGCCCGAGGCGATCGTGTGGCGTCAGCCCTTCCCGGGCCCGGGCCTGGGTATCCGCATCATCGGCGAGGTCACCGGCGAGCGGCTGGAGATCCTGCGCGCCGCCGACGCCATCGCCCGCGAGGAGCTGAGCGCGGCCGGGCTCGACCGGGACATCTGGCAGTGCCCGGTGGTGCTCCTCGCCGACGTCCGCTCCGTCGGCGTCCAGGGGGACGGGCGCACGTACGGCCACCCCGTGGTCCTGCGGCCGGTCTCCTCCGAGGACGCCATGACCGCGGACTGGTCCCGGGTGCCCTACGACGTCCTCGCCCGCATCTCCACGCGGATCACCAACTCCGTCCCGGAGGTGAACCGGGTCGTGCTGGACGTCACGAGCAAGCCGCCGGGCACCATCGAGTGGGAGTGATGCGCCGCGTCGTCCACGTCTCCGACTGCTACCCGCCCAGGGTCGGGGGCATCGAGACGCAGGTCCGCGACCTGGCCCACCGTCAGGCGGCGGCCGGCGACGACGTCCACGTCCTCACCGCCACGCCCGGCGAGGAGCCCGGGCCCGGTGGGCGACCCGGCGAGGGGGCCGGCACGCAGGGCCGCGCAGAGCCCGTCGTCCACCGCATCGCGACCCGGCTGGCCCTCGGGGTGCCCGTCCACCCCCTCGAGCGCCCGCTCCTGCGACGCGCCCTGGCCGACCTGCGGCCCGACGTCGTCCACGTCCACGCCGGGGTCGTCTCGCCCTTCGCCTACGACGGCGCCCGTGCGGCC
Coding sequences within it:
- a CDS encoding ABC transporter ATP-binding protein encodes the protein MQLPVADARTVRSLSMALLRRYRRRLVVVVTLQALAAVAALAVPWLLGDLVDAVAQGTTLAHVNSVGLTIVGVVVVQAVITRFAQRGAMILGEEVFARLREDFLLAVTHLPLSTVERAGTGDLLGRTTNDIDRVQWTVRFGVPRLLVTSATILLTLAAAVLASPLVALALLVAVPLITVATRRYLRTATPAYLVNSEAYARLNGVLTESVEQAATVDALGLGRRRRARTDAAVARAWDTEVVTLRMRVVLFFWLGLSFTLPIVATLLWGAWLLDAGLVTLGAVTTVALYAMQVRSPVDELLFWIDELQVANASLARLFGVTLVEPDRSPSGAVPADDHVVAAGVRYAYREGQDVLHGVDLDLVPGERLAVVGPSGAGKSTLGRMLAGIHPPGGGSVTVGGVPLVDLPEEELRSHVALVTQEHHVFVGTVEDNLRLARAGASEEEMRAALAAVDALEWVDRLPEGARTEVGSGGTDLTPAQAQQLALARLVLLDPHTLVLDEATSLLDPRAARHLERSLSAVLSGRTVVAIAHRLHTAHDADRVAVVEGGRIVELGSHDELVSRGGEYAALWHSWQQE
- a CDS encoding ABC transporter ATP-binding protein, producing the protein MLRSPQGHPGHPPLTSPLALLGWIAGRQRGVLTGAVALATVNALAYAAIPFVLGAALDAGLEGGLTRGLLTACVLLLAIGVVQALADALGHIGEIWGWLGSAFRVSRLVGHHVTRTGSAVASDMPTGEVVSTVASDAFHVGNTAELLPRFVGSVVAFLAVAVVLLQYSATLGLAVLVGLPVTMAVLALLVKPLHARQAAHREATGRLTTLGSDTVSGLRVLRGIGGEDVFAARYAAQSQVVRAAGVRVAAVSSLLEALQILLPGLFVAGVVWLGARLALTGEVTAGQLVAFYGATALLAQPLRAATQFITMFTRARVGARKIVKVLAVAPAAGTLAESEAADDGATPAVPAGDGLLVDTTSGVRVRPGRLTALVSARPDEAAELARRLGRLDDAAPEVTVDGVPLRDLPVARVRERIVVADATPQLFTGTLREELDVRDRGDEDALYEALAVADAADVLDSMPERLDGEITEKGRSLSGGQRQRVALARALLTGAETLVLVEPTSAVDAHTEARIAARLRAARHGRTTVVVTASPLVLEHADDVVLLVGGAERTRGRHRDLLARAAAGDPDARAYRDVVARAGGDGENPAELVHAEEAR
- a CDS encoding DUF3817 domain-containing protein, producing the protein MSTSRAVEPVAQAGRKARSAFAYYRAMAFVTGAMLLVLTLEMVLKYVLNGGEPVIGTWVAIVHGWIYVVYIVTVFNLWSLMRWDFGRIVALVAGGVVPVLSFVMERRAHGWFEADLPALLARTADRAR
- the guaA gene encoding glutamine-hydrolyzing GMP synthase, with protein sequence MSTPEHLAPGEPAPAPTPTAGTPRPVLVVDYGAQYAQLIARRVREANVYSEIVPHTMAVADMLAKEPAAIILSGGPASVYAEGAPATDPALFDAGVPVLGICYGFQSMARALGGTVAHTGAREYGSTVVRVAGTGELLAGSPVQQTVWMSHGDAVHAAPAGFEVLATSDGSPVAAFEDRERHLYGMQWHPEVKHSVLGQEALERFLYEGAGLEPTWTPGNVIAEQVQAIRAQVGDARVICGLSGGVDSSVAAALVQEAVGDQLTCVFVDHGLLRAGEAEQVEQDFVAATGIRLVVVDAAQRFLDALAGVSDPETKRKIIGREFIRVFEQAARDVVAEAGAHGEEVKFLVQGTLYPDVVESGGGEGAANIKSHHNVGGLPEDMRFELVEPLRTLFKDEVRAVGLELGVPEAIVWRQPFPGPGLGIRIIGEVTGERLEILRAADAIAREELSAAGLDRDIWQCPVVLLADVRSVGVQGDGRTYGHPVVLRPVSSEDAMTADWSRVPYDVLARISTRITNSVPEVNRVVLDVTSKPPGTIEWE